A region of Siniperca chuatsi isolate FFG_IHB_CAS linkage group LG23, ASM2008510v1, whole genome shotgun sequence DNA encodes the following proteins:
- the LOC122870995 gene encoding uncharacterized protein LOC122870995 isoform X3 — translation MEPQVNWSHEETKALIAVWSEEKIQHDLGESFRNEKVYREVSGRLAAVGMSRSAKQCRDKIKKLKLEYRKIKKHSDRCGDKVKTFRWYDAMDTIMSERPATTDNTEQSATMIPEYMVSDAGTDSHTMTDIPGSCNSTFVPCPTPGPTPCPTEKPQYPGFYSIQLEDVDGPSTSTYSSTAVQTSVKDETQWLPDEIQVLMTLWAQPNIQRQLLTTATNNQVFRYLSSELALVGFNKTPHQCSLKVNNLKEEYRKIKEVEPYGDVKCDWFAILEGVLGPGGETSTEVDSSAVLTQPKSPEYVHVKDTSRAVWTSDEVKVLLSRWAEKSIQEQLRSTRNERVFAQLSSELATQGFDKTTSQCRSKIRLLKQKYIKVKDQTDSKKQKSRWFAIMDKVLGRCKPEAETKDAAEVMDSPPVSLQTSQQDLSETVEDLSSCLSVSSLCLLVPTLRLMCAFAWQVVQCCNVLHYGKVEELVRLVTELTPELLTPREKVQLLLRLRARMVLELCRSESAANLLNMQPHLRVIQNLTMGSTCDQQVSLQELEELENSKSNFVEVVHILLKDTEERKMFFKEVFPIHYGQQYEATLHTLVWKFISTLDNLLPIPDIKQTAEWLSSTPSVMEECGQLVLEPDQLKALLHFHQQQSGSTNKCYSQTQSMFLPRLSLPPKPNSKQLASEQQELSTGSEDEGQFDYREDEEPVEENHTDVSPTLEDCSKREEDLKLKDEQSDDRTAANCSNLNNRTLLRLQTCSLCPYSDSQVSGLLQHIRQAHLIQEPSRPQSKEPQTDNVLQEVDAETCTPEMRSATNTCMYCAKVFKDVSTLNSHIKTHTLPFHCDKCEKKYSSRWSLDVHRRIHTGETPYLCSHCGRGFRSSYNLGLHVRIHTGDRRYKCHICGKTSIQHLTRHMRMHRGEKNYLCTECGKAFLSSGELRLHMRYHTGERPYTCKHCGRGFIAKCLLTVHMRQHTGESPYRCSVCPKSFHTLRAQKRHMMIHSNKKSSQCLKCGKIFRQEGTFKMHVQTHK, via the exons ATGGAGCCACAGGTGAACTGGTCTCATGAAGAGACTAAGGCGCTTATAGCAGTGTGGTCGGAAGAAAAAATACAGCATGACCTCGGGGAATCATTTAGAAATGAGAAAGTATACAGGGAAGTGTCAGGTAGACTGGCTGCAGTAGGCATGAGTCGCTCTGCGAAACAGTGCAGGGACAAGATAAAGAAGCTTAAACTTGaatacaggaaaataaaaaaacacagtgacagaTGTGGGGACAAAGTTAAGACCTTCAGGTGGTACGATGCTATGGACACTATCATGAGTGAAAGACCAGCtacaacagacaacacagaaCAGTCAGCCACCATGATACCTGAATACATGGTTTCAGATGCTGGAACAG ATTCGCACACTATGACGGACATTCCTGGAAGCTGCAACAGCACCTTCGTACCCTGCCCTACACCAGGCCCAACACCTTGCCCCACAGAGAAACCACAGTACCCAGGTTTCTACTCCATTCAACTAGAAGATGTTGACGGTCCGTCTACAAGTACCTACAGCTCTACTGCAGTGCAAACATCAGTCAAAG ATGAAACCCAGTGGTTGCCTGATGAAATCCAAGTGCTGATGACCCTCTGGGCACAACCAAACATTCAGAGACAGCTTCTCACCACAGCAACAAACAATCAAGTCTTTAGGTACCTCAGCAGTGAACTCGCGTTGGTGGGGTTTAACAAGACACCACATCAGTGCAGTCTTAAAGTGAACAACCTTAAAGAGGAGTACAGGAAAATCAAGGAAGTGGAACCATATGGGGACGTTAAATGTGACTGGTTTGCTATTTTAGAAGGAGTCCTTGGCCCTGGTGGAGAGACTTCTACAGAGGTGGATTCATCTGCTGTGCTGACACAACCTAAGTCACCAGAGTATGTGCATGTGAAAG ATACGTCGCGGGCTGTTTGGACATCAGATGAAGTCAAAGTGCTGCTCAGCCGATGGGCAGAGAAGAGCATCCAGGAGCAGCTTCGATCAACTAGAAATGAGAGAGTGTTCGCTCAGCTGAGCTCCGAGCTCGCCACTCAGGGCTTTGATAAGACCACCAGCCAATGCAGGTCAAAGATAAGACTGctgaaacaaaaatacataaaggtTAAGGATCAGACGGACTCTAAAAAGCAAAAGAGCAGATGGTTTGCCATTATGGATAAAGTCCTTGGTCGTTGTAAGCCAGAGGCTGAGACTAAAGATGCAGCTGAAGTCATGGATTCACCCCCTGTATCTCTGCAGACATCACAGCAAGACCTTTCTGAAACAGTGGAAGACTTAA GTTCCTGCTTGTCCGTCTCCTCATTGTGTCTTCTGGTTCCAACGCTGCGTCTGATGTGTGCCTTTGCCTGGCAAGTGGTCCAGTGTTGTAATGTGCTACATTATGGAAAGGTGGAGGAGCTGGTGAGGTTGGTGACAGAGCTGACTCCAGAGCTGCTGACGCCCAGAGAGAAAGTGCAACTCCTGCTCAGACTAAGGGCAAGG ATGGTGTTGGAATTGTGTCGCAGTGAGAGCGCAGCTAACCTGCTGAATATGCAGCCTCACCTGAGGGTCATTCAAAACCTCACAATGGGCTCCACCTGTGATCAGCAGGTAAGTCTGCAG GAATTGGAGGAGTTGGAAAATTCAAAGTCAAACTTTGTGGAGGTTGTTCATATTCTGCTCAAggacacagaggagagaaagatgtTTTTCAAG GAGGTCTTTCCCATCCACTATGGCCAGCAGTATGAAGCCACATTGCACACATTAGTATGGAAATTCATCTCAACACTGGATAATCTTTTGCCTATACCGGATATTAAACag ACTGCAGAGTGGCTCAGCAGCACCCCCTCTGTCATGGAAGAATGTGGACAACTGGTTTTGGAACCGGATCAGCTGAAGGCACTACTGCACTTCCACCAGCAACAGTCAGGaagcacaaacaaat GCTACTCTCAAACTCAGAGTATGTTTTTGCCAAGGCTGTCTCTTCCCCCCAAACCAAACTCGAAGCAACTCGCTTCAGAGCAACAGGAATTGTCCACAGGTAGCGAAGATGAAGGGCAGTTTGATTATAGGGAGGATGAGGAGCCCGTTGAGGAAAACCATACTGACGTTAGTCCAACTCTGGAGGACTGTAGCAAAAGAGAAGAAGACCTGAAGTTAAAAGATGAACAAAGCGATGACCGGACCGCTGCAAACTGCTCAA ATTTAAACAATCGTACACTTTTAAGACTGCAGACCTGCTCTTTGTGTCCTTACTCCGACAGCCAAGTGTCAGGTCTTCTGCAGCACATCAGACAGGCGCACCTGATCCAGGAACCCAGCCGACCTCAGTCTAAAGAACCTCAGACAGACAACGTCCTTCAGGAAGTAGATGCTGAAACGTGCACTCCTGAGATGAGGAGTgcaacaaacacatgcatgtattGTGCGAAAGTCTTCAAGGATGTTTCAACCCTGAACAgccacataaaaacacacacactgccattcCACTGCGACAAGTGTGAGAAGAAGTACTCGTCCAGATGGTCCCTGGATGTGCACCGCCGGATTCACACGGGGGAGACACCATATTTGTGTTCGCACTGTGGCCGGGGCTTCAGGTCTTCTTATAACCTCGGTTTGCACGTTCGCATTCACACAGGAGACCGACGctataaatgtcacatttgtgGAAAGACTTCGATCCAGCACCTGACGAGACACATGCGGATGCACAGAGGGGAAAAGAACTATCTGTGCACAGAATGTGGCAAGGCTTTCCTCTCCTCCGGGGAGTTAAGGCTACACATGAGGTATCACACAGGCGAGCGTCCATACACGTGCAAACACTGTGGGAGAGGTTTCATAGCAAAGTGCCTATTGACGGTTCACATGCGCCAACATACAGGAGAGAGTCCTTACAGGTGTTCAGTGTGTCCCAAATCCTTTCACACTTTGAGAGCGCAGAAGAGGCACATGATGATCCATTCGAACAAAAAGTCTTCCCAGTGTCTGAAGTGCGGTAAAATATTCAGGCAAGAAGGCACTTTTAAAATGCATGttcaaacacataaatga
- the LOC122870995 gene encoding uncharacterized protein LOC122870995 isoform X1 gives MEPQVNWSHEETKALIAVWSEEKIQHDLGESFRNEKVYREVSGRLAAVGMSRSAKQCRDKIKKLKLEYRKIKKHSDRCGDKVKTFRWYDAMDTIMSERPATTDNTEQSATMIPEYMVSDAGTDSHTMTDIPGSCNSTFVPCPTPGPTPCPTEKPQYPGFYSIQLEDVDGPSTSTYSSTAVQTSVKDTPLCCWSNREVQALLTLWANPAVQEELLLNVRNNKVYARLSAKLASLGFNKAPKKCREKIKKLKQEYKRIKNGQHRGGSNSTRTSVWFAIMDDVLSSKAAAARHSETTEPSSTDPSLLSQSQSVLDVDTDDETQWLPDEIQVLMTLWAQPNIQRQLLTTATNNQVFRYLSSELALVGFNKTPHQCSLKVNNLKEEYRKIKEVEPYGDVKCDWFAILEGVLGPGGETSTEVDSSAVLTQPKSPEYVHVKDTSRAVWTSDEVKVLLSRWAEKSIQEQLRSTRNERVFAQLSSELATQGFDKTTSQCRSKIRLLKQKYIKVKDQTDSKKQKSRWFAIMDKVLGRCKPEAETKDAAEVMDSPPVSLQTSQQDLSETVEDLSSCLSVSSLCLLVPTLRLMCAFAWQVVQCCNVLHYGKVEELVRLVTELTPELLTPREKVQLLLRLRARMVLELCRSESAANLLNMQPHLRVIQNLTMGSTCDQQVSLQELEELENSKSNFVEVVHILLKDTEERKMFFKEVFPIHYGQQYEATLHTLVWKFISTLDNLLPIPDIKQTAEWLSSTPSVMEECGQLVLEPDQLKALLHFHQQQSGSTNKCYSQTQSMFLPRLSLPPKPNSKQLASEQQELSTGSEDEGQFDYREDEEPVEENHTDVSPTLEDCSKREEDLKLKDEQSDDRTAANCSNLNNRTLLRLQTCSLCPYSDSQVSGLLQHIRQAHLIQEPSRPQSKEPQTDNVLQEVDAETCTPEMRSATNTCMYCAKVFKDVSTLNSHIKTHTLPFHCDKCEKKYSSRWSLDVHRRIHTGETPYLCSHCGRGFRSSYNLGLHVRIHTGDRRYKCHICGKTSIQHLTRHMRMHRGEKNYLCTECGKAFLSSGELRLHMRYHTGERPYTCKHCGRGFIAKCLLTVHMRQHTGESPYRCSVCPKSFHTLRAQKRHMMIHSNKKSSQCLKCGKIFRQEGTFKMHVQTHK, from the exons ATGGAGCCACAGGTGAACTGGTCTCATGAAGAGACTAAGGCGCTTATAGCAGTGTGGTCGGAAGAAAAAATACAGCATGACCTCGGGGAATCATTTAGAAATGAGAAAGTATACAGGGAAGTGTCAGGTAGACTGGCTGCAGTAGGCATGAGTCGCTCTGCGAAACAGTGCAGGGACAAGATAAAGAAGCTTAAACTTGaatacaggaaaataaaaaaacacagtgacagaTGTGGGGACAAAGTTAAGACCTTCAGGTGGTACGATGCTATGGACACTATCATGAGTGAAAGACCAGCtacaacagacaacacagaaCAGTCAGCCACCATGATACCTGAATACATGGTTTCAGATGCTGGAACAG ATTCGCACACTATGACGGACATTCCTGGAAGCTGCAACAGCACCTTCGTACCCTGCCCTACACCAGGCCCAACACCTTGCCCCACAGAGAAACCACAGTACCCAGGTTTCTACTCCATTCAACTAGAAGATGTTGACGGTCCGTCTACAAGTACCTACAGCTCTACTGCAGTGCAAACATCAGTCAAAG ATACGCCCTTGTGCTGTTGGTCAAATAGAGAGGTCCAAGCATTATTGACACTTTGGGCAAATCCCGCTGTTCAAGAAGAGCTTCTCCTCAACGTGAGGAATAATAAAGTTTACGCCCGCCTAAGTGCTAAACTAGCATCACTTGGATTCAACAAAGCGCCAAAGAAGTGcagggagaaaataaaaaaactgaagcAGGAGTACAAGAGAATCAAAAACGGTCAACACAGAGGTGGAAGCAACAGCACCCGTACAAGTGTATGGTTTGCCATTATGGATGATGTCCTCAGTTCcaaggctgcagcagcaagacATTCAGAAACAACAGAGCCCTCCTCCACAGACCCCTCTCTGCTCAGTCAGTCACAGTCTGTCCTGGATGTGGACACTGATG ATGAAACCCAGTGGTTGCCTGATGAAATCCAAGTGCTGATGACCCTCTGGGCACAACCAAACATTCAGAGACAGCTTCTCACCACAGCAACAAACAATCAAGTCTTTAGGTACCTCAGCAGTGAACTCGCGTTGGTGGGGTTTAACAAGACACCACATCAGTGCAGTCTTAAAGTGAACAACCTTAAAGAGGAGTACAGGAAAATCAAGGAAGTGGAACCATATGGGGACGTTAAATGTGACTGGTTTGCTATTTTAGAAGGAGTCCTTGGCCCTGGTGGAGAGACTTCTACAGAGGTGGATTCATCTGCTGTGCTGACACAACCTAAGTCACCAGAGTATGTGCATGTGAAAG ATACGTCGCGGGCTGTTTGGACATCAGATGAAGTCAAAGTGCTGCTCAGCCGATGGGCAGAGAAGAGCATCCAGGAGCAGCTTCGATCAACTAGAAATGAGAGAGTGTTCGCTCAGCTGAGCTCCGAGCTCGCCACTCAGGGCTTTGATAAGACCACCAGCCAATGCAGGTCAAAGATAAGACTGctgaaacaaaaatacataaaggtTAAGGATCAGACGGACTCTAAAAAGCAAAAGAGCAGATGGTTTGCCATTATGGATAAAGTCCTTGGTCGTTGTAAGCCAGAGGCTGAGACTAAAGATGCAGCTGAAGTCATGGATTCACCCCCTGTATCTCTGCAGACATCACAGCAAGACCTTTCTGAAACAGTGGAAGACTTAA GTTCCTGCTTGTCCGTCTCCTCATTGTGTCTTCTGGTTCCAACGCTGCGTCTGATGTGTGCCTTTGCCTGGCAAGTGGTCCAGTGTTGTAATGTGCTACATTATGGAAAGGTGGAGGAGCTGGTGAGGTTGGTGACAGAGCTGACTCCAGAGCTGCTGACGCCCAGAGAGAAAGTGCAACTCCTGCTCAGACTAAGGGCAAGG ATGGTGTTGGAATTGTGTCGCAGTGAGAGCGCAGCTAACCTGCTGAATATGCAGCCTCACCTGAGGGTCATTCAAAACCTCACAATGGGCTCCACCTGTGATCAGCAGGTAAGTCTGCAG GAATTGGAGGAGTTGGAAAATTCAAAGTCAAACTTTGTGGAGGTTGTTCATATTCTGCTCAAggacacagaggagagaaagatgtTTTTCAAG GAGGTCTTTCCCATCCACTATGGCCAGCAGTATGAAGCCACATTGCACACATTAGTATGGAAATTCATCTCAACACTGGATAATCTTTTGCCTATACCGGATATTAAACag ACTGCAGAGTGGCTCAGCAGCACCCCCTCTGTCATGGAAGAATGTGGACAACTGGTTTTGGAACCGGATCAGCTGAAGGCACTACTGCACTTCCACCAGCAACAGTCAGGaagcacaaacaaat GCTACTCTCAAACTCAGAGTATGTTTTTGCCAAGGCTGTCTCTTCCCCCCAAACCAAACTCGAAGCAACTCGCTTCAGAGCAACAGGAATTGTCCACAGGTAGCGAAGATGAAGGGCAGTTTGATTATAGGGAGGATGAGGAGCCCGTTGAGGAAAACCATACTGACGTTAGTCCAACTCTGGAGGACTGTAGCAAAAGAGAAGAAGACCTGAAGTTAAAAGATGAACAAAGCGATGACCGGACCGCTGCAAACTGCTCAA ATTTAAACAATCGTACACTTTTAAGACTGCAGACCTGCTCTTTGTGTCCTTACTCCGACAGCCAAGTGTCAGGTCTTCTGCAGCACATCAGACAGGCGCACCTGATCCAGGAACCCAGCCGACCTCAGTCTAAAGAACCTCAGACAGACAACGTCCTTCAGGAAGTAGATGCTGAAACGTGCACTCCTGAGATGAGGAGTgcaacaaacacatgcatgtattGTGCGAAAGTCTTCAAGGATGTTTCAACCCTGAACAgccacataaaaacacacacactgccattcCACTGCGACAAGTGTGAGAAGAAGTACTCGTCCAGATGGTCCCTGGATGTGCACCGCCGGATTCACACGGGGGAGACACCATATTTGTGTTCGCACTGTGGCCGGGGCTTCAGGTCTTCTTATAACCTCGGTTTGCACGTTCGCATTCACACAGGAGACCGACGctataaatgtcacatttgtgGAAAGACTTCGATCCAGCACCTGACGAGACACATGCGGATGCACAGAGGGGAAAAGAACTATCTGTGCACAGAATGTGGCAAGGCTTTCCTCTCCTCCGGGGAGTTAAGGCTACACATGAGGTATCACACAGGCGAGCGTCCATACACGTGCAAACACTGTGGGAGAGGTTTCATAGCAAAGTGCCTATTGACGGTTCACATGCGCCAACATACAGGAGAGAGTCCTTACAGGTGTTCAGTGTGTCCCAAATCCTTTCACACTTTGAGAGCGCAGAAGAGGCACATGATGATCCATTCGAACAAAAAGTCTTCCCAGTGTCTGAAGTGCGGTAAAATATTCAGGCAAGAAGGCACTTTTAAAATGCATGttcaaacacataaatga
- the LOC122870995 gene encoding uncharacterized protein LOC122870995 isoform X2 has product MEPQVNWSHEETKALIAVWSEEKIQHDLGESFRNEKVYREVSGRLAAVGMSRSAKQCRDKIKKLKLEYRKIKKHSDRCGDKVKTFRWYDAMDTIMSERPATTDNTEQSATMIPEYMVSDAGTDSHTMTDIPGSCNSTFVPCPTPGPTPCPTEKPQYPGFYSIQLEDVDGPSTSTYSSTAVQTSVKDTPLCCWSNREVQALLTLWANPAVQEELLLNVRNNKVYARLSAKLASLGFNKAPKKCREKIKKLKQEYKRIKNGQHRGGSNSTRTSVWFAIMDDVLSSKAAAARHSETTEPSSTDPSLLSQSQSVLDVDTDDETQWLPDEIQVLMTLWAQPNIQRQLLTTATNNQVFRYLSSELALVGFNKTPHQCSLKVNNLKEEYRKIKEVEPYGDVKCDWFAILEGVLGPGGETSTEVDSSAVLTQPKSPEYVHVKDTSRAVWTSDEVKVLLSRWAEKSIQEQLRSTRNERVFAQLSSELATQGFDKTTSQCRSKIRLLKQKYIKVKDQTDSKKQKSRWFAIMDKVLGRCKPEAETKDAAEVMDSPPVSLQTSQQDLSETVEDLSSCLSVSSLCLLVPTLRLMCAFAWQVVQCCNVLHYGKVEELVRLVTELTPELLTPREKVQLLLRLRARMVLELCRSESAANLLNMQPHLRVIQNLTMGSTCDQQELEELENSKSNFVEVVHILLKDTEERKMFFKEVFPIHYGQQYEATLHTLVWKFISTLDNLLPIPDIKQTAEWLSSTPSVMEECGQLVLEPDQLKALLHFHQQQSGSTNKCYSQTQSMFLPRLSLPPKPNSKQLASEQQELSTGSEDEGQFDYREDEEPVEENHTDVSPTLEDCSKREEDLKLKDEQSDDRTAANCSNLNNRTLLRLQTCSLCPYSDSQVSGLLQHIRQAHLIQEPSRPQSKEPQTDNVLQEVDAETCTPEMRSATNTCMYCAKVFKDVSTLNSHIKTHTLPFHCDKCEKKYSSRWSLDVHRRIHTGETPYLCSHCGRGFRSSYNLGLHVRIHTGDRRYKCHICGKTSIQHLTRHMRMHRGEKNYLCTECGKAFLSSGELRLHMRYHTGERPYTCKHCGRGFIAKCLLTVHMRQHTGESPYRCSVCPKSFHTLRAQKRHMMIHSNKKSSQCLKCGKIFRQEGTFKMHVQTHK; this is encoded by the exons ATGGAGCCACAGGTGAACTGGTCTCATGAAGAGACTAAGGCGCTTATAGCAGTGTGGTCGGAAGAAAAAATACAGCATGACCTCGGGGAATCATTTAGAAATGAGAAAGTATACAGGGAAGTGTCAGGTAGACTGGCTGCAGTAGGCATGAGTCGCTCTGCGAAACAGTGCAGGGACAAGATAAAGAAGCTTAAACTTGaatacaggaaaataaaaaaacacagtgacagaTGTGGGGACAAAGTTAAGACCTTCAGGTGGTACGATGCTATGGACACTATCATGAGTGAAAGACCAGCtacaacagacaacacagaaCAGTCAGCCACCATGATACCTGAATACATGGTTTCAGATGCTGGAACAG ATTCGCACACTATGACGGACATTCCTGGAAGCTGCAACAGCACCTTCGTACCCTGCCCTACACCAGGCCCAACACCTTGCCCCACAGAGAAACCACAGTACCCAGGTTTCTACTCCATTCAACTAGAAGATGTTGACGGTCCGTCTACAAGTACCTACAGCTCTACTGCAGTGCAAACATCAGTCAAAG ATACGCCCTTGTGCTGTTGGTCAAATAGAGAGGTCCAAGCATTATTGACACTTTGGGCAAATCCCGCTGTTCAAGAAGAGCTTCTCCTCAACGTGAGGAATAATAAAGTTTACGCCCGCCTAAGTGCTAAACTAGCATCACTTGGATTCAACAAAGCGCCAAAGAAGTGcagggagaaaataaaaaaactgaagcAGGAGTACAAGAGAATCAAAAACGGTCAACACAGAGGTGGAAGCAACAGCACCCGTACAAGTGTATGGTTTGCCATTATGGATGATGTCCTCAGTTCcaaggctgcagcagcaagacATTCAGAAACAACAGAGCCCTCCTCCACAGACCCCTCTCTGCTCAGTCAGTCACAGTCTGTCCTGGATGTGGACACTGATG ATGAAACCCAGTGGTTGCCTGATGAAATCCAAGTGCTGATGACCCTCTGGGCACAACCAAACATTCAGAGACAGCTTCTCACCACAGCAACAAACAATCAAGTCTTTAGGTACCTCAGCAGTGAACTCGCGTTGGTGGGGTTTAACAAGACACCACATCAGTGCAGTCTTAAAGTGAACAACCTTAAAGAGGAGTACAGGAAAATCAAGGAAGTGGAACCATATGGGGACGTTAAATGTGACTGGTTTGCTATTTTAGAAGGAGTCCTTGGCCCTGGTGGAGAGACTTCTACAGAGGTGGATTCATCTGCTGTGCTGACACAACCTAAGTCACCAGAGTATGTGCATGTGAAAG ATACGTCGCGGGCTGTTTGGACATCAGATGAAGTCAAAGTGCTGCTCAGCCGATGGGCAGAGAAGAGCATCCAGGAGCAGCTTCGATCAACTAGAAATGAGAGAGTGTTCGCTCAGCTGAGCTCCGAGCTCGCCACTCAGGGCTTTGATAAGACCACCAGCCAATGCAGGTCAAAGATAAGACTGctgaaacaaaaatacataaaggtTAAGGATCAGACGGACTCTAAAAAGCAAAAGAGCAGATGGTTTGCCATTATGGATAAAGTCCTTGGTCGTTGTAAGCCAGAGGCTGAGACTAAAGATGCAGCTGAAGTCATGGATTCACCCCCTGTATCTCTGCAGACATCACAGCAAGACCTTTCTGAAACAGTGGAAGACTTAA GTTCCTGCTTGTCCGTCTCCTCATTGTGTCTTCTGGTTCCAACGCTGCGTCTGATGTGTGCCTTTGCCTGGCAAGTGGTCCAGTGTTGTAATGTGCTACATTATGGAAAGGTGGAGGAGCTGGTGAGGTTGGTGACAGAGCTGACTCCAGAGCTGCTGACGCCCAGAGAGAAAGTGCAACTCCTGCTCAGACTAAGGGCAAGG ATGGTGTTGGAATTGTGTCGCAGTGAGAGCGCAGCTAACCTGCTGAATATGCAGCCTCACCTGAGGGTCATTCAAAACCTCACAATGGGCTCCACCTGTGATCAGCAG GAATTGGAGGAGTTGGAAAATTCAAAGTCAAACTTTGTGGAGGTTGTTCATATTCTGCTCAAggacacagaggagagaaagatgtTTTTCAAG GAGGTCTTTCCCATCCACTATGGCCAGCAGTATGAAGCCACATTGCACACATTAGTATGGAAATTCATCTCAACACTGGATAATCTTTTGCCTATACCGGATATTAAACag ACTGCAGAGTGGCTCAGCAGCACCCCCTCTGTCATGGAAGAATGTGGACAACTGGTTTTGGAACCGGATCAGCTGAAGGCACTACTGCACTTCCACCAGCAACAGTCAGGaagcacaaacaaat GCTACTCTCAAACTCAGAGTATGTTTTTGCCAAGGCTGTCTCTTCCCCCCAAACCAAACTCGAAGCAACTCGCTTCAGAGCAACAGGAATTGTCCACAGGTAGCGAAGATGAAGGGCAGTTTGATTATAGGGAGGATGAGGAGCCCGTTGAGGAAAACCATACTGACGTTAGTCCAACTCTGGAGGACTGTAGCAAAAGAGAAGAAGACCTGAAGTTAAAAGATGAACAAAGCGATGACCGGACCGCTGCAAACTGCTCAA ATTTAAACAATCGTACACTTTTAAGACTGCAGACCTGCTCTTTGTGTCCTTACTCCGACAGCCAAGTGTCAGGTCTTCTGCAGCACATCAGACAGGCGCACCTGATCCAGGAACCCAGCCGACCTCAGTCTAAAGAACCTCAGACAGACAACGTCCTTCAGGAAGTAGATGCTGAAACGTGCACTCCTGAGATGAGGAGTgcaacaaacacatgcatgtattGTGCGAAAGTCTTCAAGGATGTTTCAACCCTGAACAgccacataaaaacacacacactgccattcCACTGCGACAAGTGTGAGAAGAAGTACTCGTCCAGATGGTCCCTGGATGTGCACCGCCGGATTCACACGGGGGAGACACCATATTTGTGTTCGCACTGTGGCCGGGGCTTCAGGTCTTCTTATAACCTCGGTTTGCACGTTCGCATTCACACAGGAGACCGACGctataaatgtcacatttgtgGAAAGACTTCGATCCAGCACCTGACGAGACACATGCGGATGCACAGAGGGGAAAAGAACTATCTGTGCACAGAATGTGGCAAGGCTTTCCTCTCCTCCGGGGAGTTAAGGCTACACATGAGGTATCACACAGGCGAGCGTCCATACACGTGCAAACACTGTGGGAGAGGTTTCATAGCAAAGTGCCTATTGACGGTTCACATGCGCCAACATACAGGAGAGAGTCCTTACAGGTGTTCAGTGTGTCCCAAATCCTTTCACACTTTGAGAGCGCAGAAGAGGCACATGATGATCCATTCGAACAAAAAGTCTTCCCAGTGTCTGAAGTGCGGTAAAATATTCAGGCAAGAAGGCACTTTTAAAATGCATGttcaaacacataaatga